In Desulfuribacillus alkaliarsenatis, the following proteins share a genomic window:
- a CDS encoding prepilin-type N-terminal cleavage/methylation domain-containing protein codes for MMNSLMTNNSFPKTLQKGFTLIEVLLAMQILTIVLMLFAMFYIYLIGEWKTSVEKEERLSYERHFLHYLSRDIQNAVSVTKDTHYLYLLMDNGVSYRYHYKHLEKRVDVGTKQSNGFSYLGRITAGVHIDYLDFEITDYGVLVTYKVLGSEIRERFYRYRQDG; via the coding sequence ATGATGAATTCATTAATGACGAATAATAGTTTTCCAAAAACATTGCAAAAGGGCTTCACACTAATCGAAGTCCTGCTGGCTATGCAAATCCTTACGATAGTCCTAATGTTATTTGCTATGTTTTATATCTATCTAATAGGAGAATGGAAAACAAGTGTAGAGAAAGAAGAGCGTTTAAGCTATGAACGTCATTTTTTACACTACTTATCTAGGGATATACAGAATGCGGTATCCGTAACTAAAGATACCCATTATTTATATTTGCTTATGGACAATGGTGTTAGTTATCGCTATCATTATAAACATTTAGAAAAAAGGGTTGATGTAGGTACAAAGCAATCTAATGGGTTTAGCTACCTTGGCAGAATAACTGCGGGCGTTCATATTGATTATTTGGATTTTGAAATTACTGATTATGGTGTGTTAGTGACCTACAAGGTGTTAGGCTCTGAAATACGGGAACGTTTTTACCGATACAGGCAGGATGGATGA
- a CDS encoding shikimate kinase produces MAYNIYLVGMMGTGKTTIGKKLAEHLNRQFIDIDQYIVEEHGRSISDIFATNGEAYFRDLETDALRTISDKGETNPAVVATGGGAFERELNRKILMDSGKIVWLTTSIEEIVKRLNNDTTRPLLQTSEKKGKSQDSHNNELEQRITTLMASREHNYRLADIHVTTDNKSPEDIVEEITAKLPIKYNNLNG; encoded by the coding sequence ATGGCTTACAATATATATTTAGTTGGTATGATGGGAACAGGCAAGACTACAATTGGGAAAAAGCTAGCAGAACATTTAAACAGACAATTTATAGATATAGATCAATATATAGTAGAAGAGCATGGTAGGAGTATTTCAGATATATTTGCTACAAATGGAGAAGCATATTTTAGGGATCTAGAGACCGATGCTCTGCGCACTATTAGTGATAAAGGTGAAACCAATCCAGCTGTTGTAGCAACAGGTGGTGGGGCTTTTGAACGCGAGCTTAATCGTAAAATTTTAATGGACTCGGGCAAGATTGTGTGGCTCACAACTAGCATTGAAGAGATAGTTAAACGCCTTAATAATGACACAACAAGACCTCTGTTGCAGACAAGTGAAAAAAAGGGCAAATCTCAAGATTCACATAATAATGAGCTTGAGCAACGCATCACAACACTGATGGCTTCTCGTGAGCATAATTATCGGCTAGCCGACATTCATGTTACGACTGATAACAAGAGCCCAGAAGATATAGTGGAAGAAATAACTGCTAAACTCCCTATCAAATATAACAATCTCAATGGATGA